In Xanthomonas campestris pv. phormiicola, the DNA window GGTGTACAGCGTGGTGCGGAAGGTGCTGGCGGCGATCTCGTAGCTGGTGCCGGTGATGCGGGTGTTGAGCTGGGCCTGGCGCAGGTTGAGGAACGGCAGGGTCAGCCCGGCGCCGAGCGTGGCCAGCGGATTCTTCAGTACGTTCGTCAGCGTGGCGCTGCTGCCGTCGAGCGAGCCGGTCAGGCTCAGCGCCGGGTAGTAGCTGGTCGCGGTGACCTTGATGTCGGCCAGCGCGCTGCGCAGCCGCAGCTCGGCCGCGCGCAGGTCCGGGCGGCGCGCCAACAGTTCCGCCGGCAGGCCCGGCGCCAGTACCGGGCGCGCGAATGCGTCCAGATTCTGCGGTTCCTCGGCTTGCGGCCACGCCTGGCCGTCCAGCAGCACGGTCAGCTTGTTGCGGGCTTCCACGCGCTGTTGCAGCAGCTTGCTCTGCTCGGTGCGCTGGCTTTCCAGGTTCTGCTCGGCCTCGCGCACTTCCAGCCGCGACACCTCGCCAGCCTGGAACTGTACCTGCACCAGTTGCAGGGTCTTGGCCAGGCGCGCGAGATTCTCCTCGCCGGCGGCGATGCTCTGGTTGAGATAGCCGAGTTGCCAGTATTGGTCGCAGACCTCGCCGACCAGGGCCAGCGCGGTGTTCTCGCGGTCCTCGTCGGTAGCCTCGGCTTCCCAGCGGTCGGCATCGCGCTGCGCGCGCAGCTTGCCCCACAGGTCGATCTCCCAGCTCAGCGACACGCTGGCGGCATTGCTGCGGGCGACGTCGTCGTGATGGTCGGTGGCGCGGCTGCCGGAGGCACTGACGCTGCCGCTGGCGCTGGGCCACCGCTCGGTCTCGCTCAGGCCGGCCTGCAGCCGCGCCTGGCGCAGGCGCAATCCGGCCGTGGCCAGGTCGGCGTTGACCGCCAACGCATGCGCCACCAGGCGGTCCAGGCGCGGATCGCCGAAGCCTTGCCACCAGGCGTCGGCGGCGATGTCGTGGGCGGGGTAGGTGGCCTGGCGCGCCAGCGGCTGGCGCGCGTCGCCGGCAGTATCGGCACCGGCGGCGTACTGCTGCGGCACGGCGATCGGCGCGGCGCGGTACTGGCCGGTGCTGACGCAGCCGGACAACGTGGCGAGCAGGGCCAGCGGCAACAGCGCCGGGCGTAACGAAGAGAGCATGTTCATTCGCGGGCCAAGGCCTCCACGGGATCGAGTTGCGCGGCGTTGCGCGCGGGCAGGAAGCCGAACACCACGCCGATCAGGCTGGAGCAGGCGAAGGCGGCGACGATCGAGCCGGTCGAGAAGATCATGCTGAAGCTGCCGCCGGCCACGGCGAACACCCGGCCCAGCGCCAGCGCCAGGCCGACCCCGAGCAGGCCGCCGAGCAGGCACACCAGCACCGCCTCGATCAGGAACTGCTGCATGATGTCGCTCTGCCGCGCGCCGACCGCCATGCGCACGCCGATTTCGCGGGTGCGTTCGGTCACCGACACCAGCATGATGTTCATCACCCCGATGCCGCCGACCACCAGCGCGATGGCGGCGATCGCGCCGATCATCAGGGTCAGCGTCTGCGTGGTCTTCTCGATGGTCTCGCGGATCTCGGCGCTGTTGCTGAGGAAGAAATCCTCGCTGCCGTGGCGCAGTTTCAGCAGCCGCGTCAGCGCCTGTTCGGCCGCATCCATCGGTGTGGCGTCGGACACGCGCACGGTGATGCTGGACACGTAGCTCTGGCCGAGCATGCGCGACATCGCGGTGGTGTAGGGCACCCAGATGCTCAGCGTGGAACTGCTGCCGAAGCCGGTGGTCTGCTTCTGCGCCACGCCGACCACGCGTACCGGCACGTTGCCGAGCAGGATCACCTGGCCGATCGGGCTGCGCGGAGAGCTGCCGAAGAACTGCGTGCGGGTGTTCTGGTCGATCACC includes these proteins:
- a CDS encoding efflux transporter outer membrane subunit, encoding MLSSLRPALLPLALLATLSGCVSTGQYRAAPIAVPQQYAAGADTAGDARQPLARQATYPAHDIAADAWWQGFGDPRLDRLVAHALAVNADLATAGLRLRQARLQAGLSETERWPSASGSVSASGSRATDHHDDVARSNAASVSLSWEIDLWGKLRAQRDADRWEAEATDEDRENTALALVGEVCDQYWQLGYLNQSIAAGEENLARLAKTLQLVQVQFQAGEVSRLEVREAEQNLESQRTEQSKLLQQRVEARNKLTVLLDGQAWPQAEEPQNLDAFARPVLAPGLPAELLARRPDLRAAELRLRSALADIKVTATSYYPALSLTGSLDGSSATLTNVLKNPLATLGAGLTLPFLNLRQAQLNTRITGTSYEIAASTFRTTLYTALGDVDNALSARTQLETQVASAQKSFAAARDVERMYEVRYRSGAADLRTWLDAQQTRRSAELTLAQARLDQLNNDVTLYQALGGSGATASATGATSAVAVTAIDQR